In Fusobacterium sp. SYSU M8D902, a single window of DNA contains:
- a CDS encoding integrase core domain-containing protein, with the protein NLIESFFKRFKHFYKTSHGFKRKEIVESLLQGFFFFYNYILPHTSLRNETPARVAGVEYTEHQRKNLLLY; encoded by the coding sequence TAATTTGATAGAAAGCTTTTTCAAAAGGTTTAAACATTTCTACAAAACGTCGCATGGATTTAAAAGAAAAGAGATAGTAGAATCTTTACTACAAGGTTTTTTCTTTTTTTACAATTATATTCTACCCCATACAAGTTTAAGAAATGAAACTCCAGCAAGAGTCGCAGGAGTAGAATATACAGAACACCAAAGAAAGAACTTACTATTATACTAA